Sequence from the Cryptococcus neoformans var. grubii H99 chromosome 3, complete sequence genome:
TAAAACAGTGACGTCACTCAGCGATGATGAAAATGGCCTAAGGGCGGACGACAGAATGTAAGTTACAAGTACATAACAGAGGGTCGCTCAGTCGCCTTCTGCAACGAAAGCTTCCCAATTTCGATTAACTTGGGTTACCGCCTGATTGAAGAATAACACCATAttgaatgaagatggaaataGGAATGAGTGCATGCTTTTCAAGATGTCCATGATCAAAACTCCTGTAGTATGTCATTCATGTCTCGCCGCATTAATTACGCGATGCCTATGTGTCTCCTGACCTAGCCATTGAGGTCGATGGATCGGGACTGGTCGAATTTGATTTTGACTTGAACCCGCTCAAATACTAAACGAGCTATCAGCTCTGTCTGCCCGTCAATCAGTACGAAACCGATCTTGGCTTACTCTTTTGTAGAAGCCGAAATGACCCGGCAAGTCTTCGGCTCCTTCCTTAAACTCTTCGTGGTCCTCAAACATTGGAGGttcaccatcatcaagtGCAGTCTTCTCCATTGTGATTAACTATCTCAGCTCGTCAGTTTAATGTTCGGAAAATATAATGAACGAAACATGACACACCCGTCTACCCCACTTTCCAAAATCCTGCACGCTTCCATCCCCGATCTTTAATTCCCTCATTCCTTCTACCTTAGGGATATCGATCTCGTCATAATCCTCATTAACGGttggcaagaagaaaactAAACGGCCTTTGGGCACAAGGATCCATCGCGCAAGGAGAATCAAGTCGAGGGTGAGGTTGGCTAGTTCGTAAGGGCGAGAAGGGGGGATATAGTCTGACCGTCTAAAAATGAAGTCAGTATACCTATTTAATACTTGATGAAAGGGGTAACAACGCACTCGTGCGAGTAGGTACCATCAGGTAATTGATACGGCTCTTCCCTCAAAGgcttctttccctccttaCGACCGAGACGCTTTGCACCTGCCCTAACGCCATCTACCAGTACGCACCATTAGTGTCGGGTAATCGAAAAGGATTTGACATACAAGGAGGATCTGTGATGATAGCATCAATCCATCCACCCCGACGAATAGGACCTCTCGTGACATCGAAAATATAGAAGTCCAGGAATTTATCCTGAAGTCGGTATTGCTCAGCAGCACGAAGAATTCCGGGCTTGAtacccttgcccttctctAATGATATCGTCACTTCGGTCTATTGGAAGCCAGAACCGATTAACTTACTTTTGCCTCGGATTTGTCTACCATCAATATCGGAACCCATAACATAAGCTCCGAATTGTGCGACTGCGTATAGCATAGAACCGGTTCCAACAAAGGGATCGTAGATGAGTTTTCCTGGGACAGGCTACAAGAATACTATTAGCCTGCCATGAGGAATCTCAAGCGATCACTCACTAGAGCTTGGTTAGCCATAAGGAATCCCATCTGTGCCTCCATGGAGGTGTTGCCGTAGTATGCTCGAGTTTTGACGGAGTGAGAGATGATCAATTGCCTAGCTCGACCGTTTCCGATCTAGCTCGGTAAGAGATAATTCACAGATCAGTTTAGAAATGAAGCTTACCTTTCGGCCAAAGTAAACTCGGTGAAATTTGCCATCTCGCGCAAGGCGTTGCTCGGGGGTGTTAGCGGCGACCCAATCGTCTGATGCGCGCTGTCAATCTAATTGGATgcagaaggaaatgagaaCAACTTACAATCCTCATAAACAATGAATTCCACTTCTGGGTTTTTTAATCTGATTTTGCCTTCTAAACCAGTGTATTTAAACGAGTTGATAGTTTCTCTGCGCAGATCAATCAGCAACAAAATCTATCTCTTAGATTACAAAATGGCTGAACTTACATTTGCCGAGGCTCAGGGATGGAGTGATGAGCACTTTCAATAGTAACCTTGAAGGAGGAATGTTTGTAAGAATCCAGCACATGGAGCTTTGACTTCAGCTGCGCATGAAGCTCATCATAAGTTGCGCCTTCTGCGTAAACTTCAGCTGCAGAGCTACAACCGCAGTCAGCGTTGCTCTCAAAAAACCGCCAAGGTTAATAAGGCTAACAGCACTAATGTCTCCCTGTCCAAAATCTTCTCCATGTCGTCATCTTTCTCCAGCTCTATCACAAGTAACCCTCGTGTTTTATCCTCTGACACAAATCGAATGGGAAAGCCGAAGACTTGCGATATGGAAAGAAGTGATGGAAGCCGGAACGTCTTGTGGTCTATGACCAGTCGGAGGGCATAAAGGGGCATGCTTGGGTCTTGCAGTAGATTTTAAGTCTGAAGGAGTCGGAAAGAGCAGTTGTGCAATGTTTTGTTACGACTTCGCCAACTTTTTGGACGCCAACAAGAGACAGAAATGTAAACAACCACCGTGGGGAAGTTAACAAAATAACAACCATCGTTGGAATTACAGCCATTGAATGCAAATATCAATATCATGGTCTTGACCATATCTACTCTCATTATAACAGCTGAAAGCGTTTCCACAAACGTATATGCGTAAGAGATTGACGCATGCCCGTCACCGCACCCTTGCTCAGCTTTTACCTGACCCTTCGAGACAACGAACACCATTTTTCAAGGATTCACTGCTGTCCAGCCCGCATCACGACGGACATCCTGCCTCGCCACAAAATCAAATCATCATAATCATGTACATTGCGATATTCGCTTTAATAAAGTACACCGAACGGCAACATTTAAGGGAAGCACGCGTGGTCGTATTGGCTGAGAGATGAGCAAACAAATCGCCATGAGAGGGTGTAAAGGCCTGCTTCTTACCGCTAGTACCACTTGCTGTTTCTATAAtgaaagtggaagaaggagtcGAAGCAGTCGTGGACATCATTGAGCTAGCAAGTTCTGCTAAGCCggcagaagaggcaaggGTGGCGGAAACAGTGACCGCCGTCGATGAACTGGGTGGAGTTCTGAAGCTTTGATACCTAGCCGTTGCACTGTTCTTGTACGTGCTGCGCAGTACAAGCAGAGTATCCTTCAGCGTGAGACGGAGAATCGGCAGTTgctgcttcctcttttccgCTGCTTTCATCCATTTCCACTTTTCGACTTCAATCGTCCCGGAAAACGTTAGGCACACGCTCTGCAAGCACTTGACTCCAAAACTGAAGGTTAGTGTAATAATGCTTTTGGTGTATTAACCATACAGATACAAATACCACGAGGGCTAATACAACATCACTTATCTACAAAATTTATACGGTGTTCCAAAACATCGGTACTAGGCCACTCACATCCACACGTCTCCTAAGCTCATTCATTGCTTCCGGTCAAATAATGCAACAAATCTAATCTTCCCAAGCGGTACCCTTCATGGCGAAGCACGGCTGCCACCATCCCTCCTCACAATCTCGAACAAAGGTCGCAAGACTTGGGAGGTGAATCTCCGGGGCGGCCAGCAATTCTCCCTTAAATCCCAACTCAATCTCAAATACCAATGTCGCTATCATAAGAGGAGACCCTGATTACGATCCAGAGACAGTGCCGGAAACGAGACTTTTGGGAACGTCGTGGTTAAAAAAATGGCTACCGAGGGCGCACATAACAGGGGCACATATCATGCTAGGTATAACTTTGGGACTGTTGGCGGGTACGCTATATATATTGTTTGCCTAGAATCCTCGGCAATAGACAATCGGGCTTGTCCCCTAGATGAGATGTCATAGCGATTGACTTTGGCTAATGTTTGACACGCGAAGAATGGTTTCGCGACCCGTGGTCGTTA
This genomic interval carries:
- a CDS encoding tRNA (guanine10-N2)-methyltransferase, with the translated sequence MPLYALRLVIDHKTFRLPSLLSISQVFGFPIRFVSEDKTRGLLVIELEKDDDMEKILDRETLVLSAAEVYAEGATYDELHAQLKSKLHVLDSYKHSSFKVTIESAHHSIPEPRQIETINSFKYTGLEGKIRLKNPEVEFIVYEDYDWVAANTPEQRLARDGKFHRVYFGRKIGNGRARQLIISHSVKTRAYYGNTSMEAQMGFLMANQALPVPGKLIYDPFVGTGSMLYAVAQFGAYVMGSDIDGRQIRGKKKGKGIKPGILRAAEQYRLQDKFLDFYIFDVTRGPIRRGGWIDAIITDPPYGVRAGAKRLGRKEGKKPLREEPYQLPDGTYSHERSDYIPPSRPYELANLTLDLILLARWILVPKGRLVFFLPTVNEDYDEIDIPKVEGMRELKIGDGSVQDFGKWGRRLITMEKTALDDGEPPMFEDHEEFKEGAEDLPGHFGFYKRYLSGFKSKSNSTSPDPSTSMARSGDT